The segment CGAAGCGTTCGTGAAGACGGCGTTTCTTACTGGCAGGATCAGGTAGAGGTGGCAATTGGACAAGAAGATCAGCCTGTGGTACGACCCGGATGTGGACATACTTGAGGTCCTTTGGGATGAAGCCCCAGGTACTTTTGAGCCCATCGAGTCCGATGAGCGCATCCTCGAACGAATTGACGAAAACGGTGAAGCCCTCGGTTTCATGATCCAGGAATTCAGTACGCTCAAGGCGGAATCCTGGATCGACTTTCATGTCGGGGGGCGTCCTCGACCCGGCCTGGAGAACATGACCGTTGAAATGGCCGCCCGGGAGATCGGTGTTTCGGGCAGTCGCATGCGCCAGTTGCTGGCCGCCGGGAGAATTCAGGGCGCCCGAAAGCTCGGACGTGATTGGATAGTGCCGACGC is part of the SAR202 cluster bacterium genome and harbors:
- a CDS encoding DUF2283 domain-containing protein, translating into MDKKISLWYDPDVDILEVLWDEAPGTFEPIESDERILERIDENGEALGFMIQEFSTLKAESWIDFHVGGRPRPGLENMTVEMAAREIGVSGSRMRQLLAAGRIQGARKLGRDWIVPTPVRMVPGERGPIGVAGSRPAKSARSSKKPSPAPSATSQI